TCGAGGAGTTCCACGACCGCATCTCCGGGCTCTGGTGGGTCGTCGTCCTGTCGGTGCTGACGGTCGTCGTGCTGCTCGGACTCGCGTTCATGCCGGTCCGCGGCTGAACGGGTGCGGTAGCCGTCGGTTCGCTCTTCGCGCGCGTTCGTCGTGAGAACCCGTTCTCACGAGCCTCCACTCGCTGCGCTCACCAGTTCGTTGCAGAAAGCGGGCCGGGCGCGATTTGAACACGCGACCGTCTGGTTAAAAGCCAGACGCTCTGCCGGACTGAGCTACCGGCCCTACGGTAGGCACTTCTGGCGAGTCGCGGTTAAACGTTTCTTTTCCCGCGGTGTTTTGAGCGGGTGCCCCCTCGGTTTCGGTATGGACTTCGCGACGCGCTGGGACGACGAGTTACGATCGGTCGTCGAACGGTTGTGCCGGTTCGAGACGGTCGCGGGCGCGGAAGCCGACGCCCAGCGGTGGCTGCGCGAGCGCCTCGGGGAGTACGGCTTCGAGACCTACGAGTGGGAGGCCGACCCGGCGACGCTTGCGGCCCACCCGTCGTTTCCGGACGACCCGGACGCCATCGACGCCGAGGGGCGGCCGAGCGTCGCGGGCGTCCGCGAGTTCGGCGACCCGGACGCCGGGCCGACGCTCGTGTTGAACGGGCACGTCGACGTCGTTCCGGCCGGCAGCGGGTGGGAGGGCGACCCGTTCGAACCCCGGTGGGACGGCGACCGACTGACGGCCCGGGGGGCGGCCGACATGAAGGCCAGTCTGGGTGCGTGTCTCTTCGCGGCCCGGCACGTAGCCGAGACGGCGACGGACCTCGACGGACGACTCGTCGTCGAGAGCGTCGTCGGCGAGGAGGAAGGCGGCGTCGGGACGGCGGCCGCGACGCTGGAGAGCCCGTATCCGTTCGAACGCGACGCCGCGATCGTCGCCGAGCCGACCGAGTTGCGGCCGGTGACGGCGACCGAGGGGAGCCTGATGGCGCGGCTGCGACTGGACGGTCGCTCCGCGCACGCGGCCTCGCGCTGGCGCGGCGAGTCGGTCCTCCCGCACTTCGAGCGGATCCGGCGGGCGTTCGCGGACCTCGAACGCGAGCGGGGCGAGCGCGTGACCCATCCGCTGTACGAGGAGTACCCGGTTCCGTGGCCGGTCTGCGTCGGGCGGGTCGAGGCCGGCCGGTGGGCGTCGTCGGTCGCGGACGAACTCGTCGCCGAGGTCCGGATCGGCGTCGCGCCCGGGGAGACGGTCGCCGAAGTCGAACGCGAGTTCGAGGCGCGCTTCGCCGAGGTCGTCGCCGACGACCCGTGGCTGGAAGCGCATCCGCCGACGTTCGAGCGGTTCTCCATCCAGTTCGAACCCGCCGAGGTAGACCCCGACGAGACCGTCGTCCGGGCGGTCAGATCGGGGATGGAGGCGGTCGGCCTCGACGGCACGGCCCCGCGGGGGGCGACCTACGGCGCGGACAACCGCCACTTCGTCGAGGCCGGCGTCCCGGCGGTGGTGTTCGGGCCGGGCAGCGTCGATCGGGCGCACTTCCCGGAGGAGAGCGTCGACTGGGAGGAGGTGCTGCTCGCGGGTGAGGTGCTCTCGCGGGCGGCGACGACGTTTCTCGAACGCGACGGCTGACGGTCAGTCGAGGTAGGCGTCGAGTGCCGCGGCGACGATCACGTCGGGGTCGACGCCCTCGAGGGAGGCCTGCCGGCGCAGGTCGCGGTAGGTCGCCGCCGGGAGGGTGAGTTCGAGTCGGCCGAGGACGACGCCGCGGTCGGCGAGCGCGCGCTCGATGGGGGTGCCGTCGTTGACGGCGCTGGCCACGCGGCGCACCTCGCGGACGGTCAGGTCACAGTCGAGGGTCGCCCACGCGAGCAGGAGGCGGTCCGCCCCGCCGACGCGGGCGATGTGCTTCGCCGCGGAGGGGGCGATGGTGCCGAGGGCGACCTGCCGCCGGACGGACCGCGGGAGGTCGTGGACGCGGGCCCACTTGCGGATGAACGAGACGGGGACGGGCTCGCCGTCGTCGACGACGGCGCTCGCGCGCTCGGCGGCGGCCTTGTACGACCCCTCCCCGCGGACGAGGGCGGCACAGCCGGCCGCGCCCCGGAGCATGAACAGGTGGTCGTCGTCGCCGCCGCCGGCGGCGAACTCCGCGACGGTCCGGGCCGCCTCGGCGAGGCTCTCGGGGTCGGCCGGGTCGAACTGGACGGCCTCGCGGGCGCGGCTGCCGGTGACCGACTCGTCGCCCCGGATCACCGGCGTGCCCACGGGCGACTCGCGGTCGGTGGGGACCGTGCAGTCCCGGTCCCGGTCGTCCTCGCCTGCCCGTCGTCGGCCGGGACGGTCGTCGGTCATTTCACGTCGGTTGGGCGCTCGACGCCAAAAAGCTCTCCTCTCCGGCGACGTTTCCCGTCCGGGGCGAGGGCGCTCACTCGTCGCGCCGCTCCGCGAGGTGCTCCCAGATTTCGGTACAGCCCGCGCCGACCGCGACGTCGTCCAGGTGGTCGTCGTCGCGTTCTGCCTCCTCCTCCTCGGCGCGTTCGTCGCCGTCGGGGGCGGCGCGGCGCTCGGGGCCGGCGTCGCTCATCGGTCCTCCGCTTCGTACAGTTCGGGGGCGACGTCGGCCGAAGCGTGCTGGCGCGAGCCGCGACGGTTCCTCGTGGCGTCTGACATGGCCGGTCCTTGCACAGGAGCGGGGATAAGCGCCGCTACGGGTGCAATGGCTACCCCGACTCGCCCCTCGCGGAAAGCCTCGCCGCTATCCCGGACCCCGCTCCGGCGGCGGGTCGCGTCGCA
The Salinilacihabitans rarus DNA segment above includes these coding regions:
- a CDS encoding DUF7119 family protein; this encodes MTDDRPGRRRAGEDDRDRDCTVPTDRESPVGTPVIRGDESVTGSRAREAVQFDPADPESLAEAARTVAEFAAGGGDDDHLFMLRGAAGCAALVRGEGSYKAAAERASAVVDDGEPVPVSFIRKWARVHDLPRSVRRQVALGTIAPSAAKHIARVGGADRLLLAWATLDCDLTVREVRRVASAVNDGTPIERALADRGVVLGRLELTLPAATYRDLRRQASLEGVDPDVIVAAALDAYLD
- a CDS encoding M20/M25/M40 family metallo-hydrolase; the encoded protein is MDFATRWDDELRSVVERLCRFETVAGAEADAQRWLRERLGEYGFETYEWEADPATLAAHPSFPDDPDAIDAEGRPSVAGVREFGDPDAGPTLVLNGHVDVVPAGSGWEGDPFEPRWDGDRLTARGAADMKASLGACLFAARHVAETATDLDGRLVVESVVGEEEGGVGTAAATLESPYPFERDAAIVAEPTELRPVTATEGSLMARLRLDGRSAHAASRWRGESVLPHFERIRRAFADLERERGERVTHPLYEEYPVPWPVCVGRVEAGRWASSVADELVAEVRIGVAPGETVAEVEREFEARFAEVVADDPWLEAHPPTFERFSIQFEPAEVDPDETVVRAVRSGMEAVGLDGTAPRGATYGADNRHFVEAGVPAVVFGPGSVDRAHFPEESVDWEEVLLAGEVLSRAATTFLERDG